One part of the Candidatus Saccharimonadales bacterium genome encodes these proteins:
- the trpS gene encoding tryptophan--tRNA ligase, with protein MKTILTGIRSNNELTIGNYLGAILPIIDMAKTKAGEYQINMFVPDLHSFTTPIDHTKLYEQSLNNVRVFVAAGLPLGNENIHVYRQSYVPAHSELTWILDCFTGFGEMSRMTQFKDKSEKLAEDRVSVGLFNYPVLMAADILLYNAELVPVGDDQAQHIEFARDIAERMNAKFDSLFTVPLPVKKQHEFFGKDQGLRIRDLMDPTKKMSKSDETGKGVIFMTDAPEVAAKKIMSATTDSLAEIDFDMQKRPGISNLLQILALFGDQDLQTVIAKYKGQTQYGELKKDVAKVVSEFLSSFQSNLKAVSDEQILTKLKQSEAKMNKVANETLLKVQQSVGLRPKK; from the coding sequence ATGAAAACAATCCTAACCGGAATCAGATCCAATAACGAACTTACAATCGGCAACTATTTGGGCGCAATTTTACCGATTATTGACATGGCCAAAACCAAAGCAGGCGAGTACCAAATAAACATGTTCGTGCCCGACCTACATAGTTTTACTACCCCGATCGACCACACTAAGTTGTACGAGCAGAGTTTAAACAATGTACGAGTCTTTGTCGCTGCAGGATTACCACTAGGTAACGAAAATATTCATGTTTATCGACAAAGCTACGTGCCAGCGCACAGTGAGCTAACATGGATTTTGGACTGCTTTACCGGTTTTGGCGAAATGAGTCGAATGACACAGTTTAAGGATAAGTCCGAAAAACTTGCCGAAGATCGAGTTAGCGTGGGCTTATTTAACTATCCAGTTCTTATGGCTGCCGATATTTTGCTTTACAATGCCGAACTTGTTCCAGTTGGCGACGATCAAGCTCAGCACATTGAATTCGCTCGCGATATTGCCGAGCGCATGAACGCTAAGTTTGATAGCCTATTTACTGTGCCACTGCCTGTAAAAAAACAGCACGAGTTTTTTGGTAAAGATCAAGGACTGCGTATTCGTGATTTAATGGATCCAACTAAAAAAATGAGCAAGAGCGACGAAACCGGCAAGGGCGTCATTTTTATGACCGACGCACCAGAAGTTGCCGCTAAAAAAATAATGAGCGCGACAACCGACAGTCTTGCCGAAATTGACTTTGATATGCAAAAACGCCCAGGTATTAGTAACCTCCTGCAGATTCTAGCCCTGTTTGGCGACCAAGATTTGCAAACCGTGATCGCAAAATACAAAGGCCAAACTCAGTACGGCGAGCTTAAGAAAGATGTGGCCAAAGTAGTTAGTGAGTTTTTGAGTAGCTTTCAAAGTAACTTAAAAGCAGTTAGCGACGAACAAATCTTGACTAAACTTAAACAAAGCGAAGCCAAAATGAATAAAGTTGCCAACGAAACTTTGCTTAAAGTGCAGCAATCCGTAGGACTGCGACCCAAAAAATAA
- a CDS encoding RluA family pseudouridine synthase has translation MRLDVYLATYWPENSRATWQKLCKTGHVLVNGKVETSPKAEIGEDDEVKIVETEKVDFTGQTLPVIYEDDDVIVINKPSGVLTHAKGELNDEFTVGEFMKPRTTDGAGTNRPGIVHRLDRETSGVIIAAKNNESKRWLQKQFATRKVKKTYMALVEGRPKEHSANIDLPILRNPKKPQTFKVDPNGKPAQTFYDTVENFKSYTLLRLKPFTGRTHQLRVHLNYIGCPIVGDKLYGHEPPKALGRLFLHAAELELTLPNRERKVFKAELPPELQNFLKNLK, from the coding sequence ATGCGACTTGACGTTTATTTGGCAACTTACTGGCCCGAGAATTCCCGTGCGACCTGGCAAAAACTTTGTAAAACTGGCCACGTTTTAGTAAACGGCAAAGTTGAAACATCACCAAAAGCTGAGATTGGTGAAGACGATGAAGTTAAAATTGTCGAAACAGAGAAAGTCGATTTTACTGGTCAAACATTGCCAGTCATCTACGAAGACGATGATGTAATAGTAATAAACAAACCGTCAGGCGTTCTAACACACGCGAAAGGCGAACTTAACGACGAGTTTACTGTTGGCGAGTTTATGAAACCCCGTACTACTGACGGCGCCGGAACAAACCGGCCCGGAATCGTGCATAGGTTAGATCGCGAGACATCGGGTGTAATAATTGCCGCAAAAAATAACGAGTCAAAACGTTGGCTGCAAAAGCAGTTCGCCACGCGGAAAGTTAAAAAAACGTACATGGCGCTTGTTGAGGGTAGGCCAAAAGAACATTCGGCAAACATTGATTTACCAATTTTGCGGAATCCCAAAAAACCACAAACTTTTAAGGTAGATCCTAACGGTAAGCCAGCGCAAACATTTTACGACACTGTAGAAAACTTTAAAAGTTACACTTTATTGCGTCTAAAACCGTTCACCGGACGAACCCACCAGCTTCGAGTACACTTAAATTACATCGGTTGCCCGATTGTTGGCGATAAACTCTACGGTCACGAACCACCTAAAGCGTTAGGTAGACTATTCTTGCATGCCGCCGAGCTAGAACTAACTTTACCTAATCGCGAGCGCAAGGTTTTTAAGGCCGAATTGCCACCCGAACTACAAAACTTTTTAAAAAACTTAAAATAA
- a CDS encoding AAA family ATPase: MHDLLINNFTKQTLQNIAKDPPHALLFAGPLGVGKLTLAKAWAKSLNAFAEVVEPEEKGSITIETVRSLYRKTSGKQAERQVIIIDHAETMGVEAQNAFLKLLEEPRQNVTFILTAISAQQLLATINSRLQTVSVNPVSPNDLKKLIAKKSPKLSPQETAQILFIAQGRPAILNRILADNTVLEQYKNIMQSAKKLISETQYDRLATVNDLVKDKGTLIATLEAMITMTAMQITKSPNERWFKLADSLEECLQSLLQNGNPRAQLVNFFLSY, from the coding sequence ATGCATGATCTACTAATTAATAATTTTACAAAGCAAACGCTGCAGAATATTGCAAAGGACCCTCCTCACGCTTTGTTATTTGCTGGACCCCTGGGGGTTGGTAAGTTAACATTGGCTAAAGCCTGGGCCAAAAGTTTAAATGCATTTGCCGAAGTTGTGGAACCTGAAGAAAAGGGAAGTATTACTATAGAAACAGTTCGGAGTTTGTACAGAAAAACCAGCGGCAAACAAGCTGAGCGGCAAGTGATAATAATTGATCATGCCGAAACAATGGGGGTCGAGGCACAGAATGCATTCTTAAAATTACTTGAAGAGCCGCGACAGAACGTGACTTTTATTTTGACTGCCATAAGCGCTCAGCAGCTACTTGCAACGATTAACTCACGACTTCAAACGGTGAGCGTTAACCCGGTTAGTCCTAACGATCTCAAAAAGCTAATAGCAAAAAAGTCGCCTAAGCTGTCCCCGCAAGAAACGGCTCAAATTTTGTTTATAGCACAAGGCAGGCCGGCAATTTTAAACAGGATTTTAGCCGACAACACCGTTTTAGAGCAATACAAAAACATTATGCAATCCGCTAAAAAGTTGATTAGCGAAACACAGTATGATCGTTTGGCTACAGTTAACGACCTAGTTAAAGACAAGGGCACTTTAATAGCGACACTCGAGGCAATGATCACAATGACAGCTATGCAAATTACAAAATCTCCAAACGAGCGCTGGTTTAAATTGGCAGATTCTCTCGAGGAATGCCTGCAAAGTTTGCTGCAAAATGGCAACCCTCGCGCACAACTTGTTAATTTTTTCTTGAGTTATTAG
- a CDS encoding tetratricopeptide repeat protein, with amino-acid sequence MFSIPLIAIFGGISIWLFTRSTTEVKGQQLPERITEKLDKLWQIAQEGLQEQKYLRAEKALLTILRVDERNAAAYNRLGILYAKQRAFNDAIECFEIAQSLEPSASSLHNVGLIYYETGQYEKAALAFEQAIEMESELSARQVAYAKVQEKLGNNKKMIEALEKAVELEPHPQSLKILADAYERIGEMELAETIKKKIEKIIASPQPQQLPKQIQQPRRMVM; translated from the coding sequence ATGTTTAGTATTCCATTAATTGCAATATTCGGCGGCATCAGCATTTGGCTTTTTACAAGGTCAACTACTGAAGTTAAAGGCCAGCAACTACCCGAGCGAATTACCGAAAAGCTCGACAAACTTTGGCAAATTGCGCAGGAAGGCCTGCAGGAGCAAAAATATCTACGCGCCGAAAAGGCTTTGCTTACGATTTTGCGTGTAGATGAGCGTAACGCTGCCGCTTACAACCGACTTGGGATCTTATACGCAAAGCAACGCGCTTTTAATGACGCAATCGAATGTTTTGAAATTGCGCAGAGCTTGGAGCCTAGTGCGTCGAGCTTGCACAACGTTGGTTTAATCTACTACGAGACTGGTCAGTACGAAAAGGCTGCTCTGGCTTTCGAGCAAGCAATCGAGATGGAAAGTGAGCTCTCGGCCCGACAAGTGGCATATGCTAAAGTTCAAGAAAAGCTTGGGAACAACAAAAAAATGATCGAAGCACTAGAAAAGGCAGTCGAACTTGAGCCGCACCCACAATCACTTAAGATTCTGGCCGACGCATACGAACGAATAGGCGAAATGGAACTTGCAGAGACCATCAAAAAGAAAATAGAAAAAATAATCGCCTCGCCTCAGCCACAGCAACTGCCAAAGCAAATTCAGCAGCCTCGACGCATGGTAATGTAG
- a CDS encoding PIG-L deacetylase family protein, translated as MDDYDQIFGDKKTVLVVTAHPDDLDAMCGGTVARLTADGKRVISIKTTTGNNGSRDSKISPAFLAKKRQTEDARAMKTLGLDPRDSVNLGFDDGSIENSKEVVERISYYIRKFQPQIIITLNPEKILISKQGKTWVNHRDHRNTAAATVDATYPFSRDLSFFAKQFDDPKIKPSKCNEILFADYCPGEKQVKIKIDDFTGQKQKALESHASQFNEEAVKDVMNIYSVKQSDSTFESFRHVSF; from the coding sequence GTGGACGATTACGATCAAATTTTTGGCGATAAGAAAACCGTTTTAGTGGTTACCGCCCACCCTGACGACCTGGACGCCATGTGCGGCGGAACTGTCGCCAGACTCACTGCAGACGGTAAACGCGTAATAAGTATCAAGACGACAACCGGAAATAATGGTTCGCGCGATAGTAAAATTAGCCCTGCATTTTTAGCTAAAAAGCGACAAACAGAGGACGCGAGAGCAATGAAAACGCTAGGCTTGGATCCGCGTGATTCTGTAAATCTTGGCTTTGATGATGGGTCTATCGAGAACTCTAAAGAGGTGGTTGAACGAATTAGTTACTATATTCGCAAATTTCAGCCGCAAATTATAATCACCCTCAACCCAGAAAAAATTTTGATTAGCAAGCAAGGTAAAACTTGGGTTAATCACCGCGATCATCGCAACACTGCTGCAGCGACAGTTGATGCGACCTACCCGTTTAGTCGTGATCTGTCATTTTTTGCAAAGCAATTTGATGACCCAAAAATCAAACCTTCAAAGTGTAACGAAATACTCTTCGCAGACTACTGTCCCGGTGAAAAGCAAGTAAAAATCAAAATCGATGATTTTACTGGGCAAAAGCAAAAGGCACTAGAATCCCATGCCTCACAGTTTAACGAAGAAGCAGTTAAAGACGTGATGAATATCTATAGCGTCAAGCAGAGCGACTCAACTTTTGAATCTTTCAGACACGTGAGCTTTTGA
- the rpmG gene encoding 50S ribosomal protein L33, which produces MAKKSEKRKIVGLVNAAGERHYYTTKNTQNTPGKLEMMKYNPTTRKRELYKESAKNLGRNEVKKRK; this is translated from the coding sequence ATGGCTAAAAAAAGCGAAAAACGTAAGATTGTCGGACTTGTTAACGCAGCTGGCGAACGTCATTACTACACTACAAAAAACACCCAGAACACCCCTGGTAAACTTGAAATGATGAAATACAACCCAACTACTCGCAAACGCGAGCTTTACAAAGAATCTGCTAAAAACTTGGGTCGTAACGAAGTTAAAAAACGCAAATAG
- a CDS encoding AEC family transporter: MDILVKLLPTFGLIGLGYFLKRQGIFNADLGRTLLKFVFLVAAPVLTLRSISQLHLDSSLLAIFILPLVLTAASYVLVKPLEKRVNLKPKQFAVFLMATMAVNSGFTLPFVMSIAGDDGAARVALFNVLNGFMVFGWVYSIAISYGHRENLRKIDILKAVTVTPAFITLIVALAMNFTSTEIPSWISPTVNMLADLTAPLILLALGLILEPRLMFPTQTFQSLFIRMVGGLAIGVAFVIVFGLTGVDRIAVLILAASPVGFNAVTFSSLEKLDDTFAASIVSMGLLAGLVLISILTVLLS, translated from the coding sequence ATGGACATACTCGTAAAACTTTTACCCACGTTTGGCTTGATAGGTCTCGGTTACTTCCTTAAACGACAGGGCATATTTAATGCCGACTTAGGTCGAACCTTGCTCAAATTTGTATTTTTGGTGGCCGCGCCTGTACTGACATTGCGGTCAATAAGCCAGCTACATCTCGATTCTTCGCTGCTCGCTATTTTCATATTGCCTCTAGTGCTAACCGCTGCGTCATACGTCTTAGTTAAACCACTCGAGAAGAGAGTTAACCTCAAGCCCAAACAATTTGCAGTATTTCTCATGGCTACAATGGCCGTCAATTCTGGATTCACACTTCCATTCGTAATGTCTATTGCTGGGGATGATGGCGCAGCAAGAGTGGCACTTTTTAACGTTTTGAACGGCTTCATGGTTTTTGGCTGGGTGTATTCGATTGCTATTTCCTACGGCCATCGAGAAAACCTACGTAAAATAGATATACTGAAAGCAGTTACTGTTACGCCGGCTTTCATTACGCTAATTGTTGCGCTCGCCATGAACTTCACTAGTACTGAGATTCCTAGCTGGATAAGCCCGACAGTGAATATGCTGGCAGATCTAACTGCGCCACTAATTTTGCTTGCCCTTGGACTTATCTTAGAACCTCGGCTCATGTTCCCGACGCAGACGTTTCAGTCGCTATTTATCCGAATGGTAGGTGGGCTAGCAATTGGTGTTGCGTTCGTAATAGTATTCGGCTTGACGGGCGTGGACAGGATAGCCGTGTTGATCCTAGCGGCTTCGCCCGTTGGTTTTAATGCCGTAACATTTTCGTCCTTAGAGAAACTAGACGATACATTTGCGGCTAGCATTGTTAGTATGGGGCTGCTCGCCGGCCTAGTACTTATATCTATATTAACGGTACTCCTTAGCTAG
- a CDS encoding DMT family transporter: MKAKKASRAPIGASLIVLSSVFYATYGVWTVLMGNFFGSFTASALRCLLVLGGLIIVAIARRELQKINWRRDRKWLVTMVISSIFVSAPLYYAVLNAGIGISLAIAYIGIVIGMFMFGWLFEGERFTREKLVATMLGVFGIVLVFSPSIKLGGWLALVGALVAGLATAANMATAKKVPYNGSQSAILVWGSGVIANVPLVFLLGEPLPSIGWHVQWIYLLLFAVASLVASWTFIKGLKLVEAGAAGILGLLEVVFGVLFGVIFFHERPSLVVLIGIASIVAAAAIPYLQHYNARRGTLD, from the coding sequence ATGAAAGCCAAAAAAGCCTCTCGTGCGCCAATCGGCGCAAGCCTGATAGTACTGTCGTCAGTTTTTTACGCTACATATGGTGTATGGACCGTACTCATGGGCAATTTTTTTGGTAGTTTTACGGCTAGCGCCCTACGCTGCCTATTAGTACTCGGCGGTTTAATCATCGTCGCCATTGCGCGTCGAGAACTACAAAAAATTAACTGGCGTCGTGACCGTAAATGGTTAGTGACTATGGTTATCTCGTCAATTTTTGTTTCTGCGCCGCTATATTATGCGGTCTTAAATGCCGGCATTGGCATAAGCCTTGCCATTGCTTATATTGGCATCGTCATCGGTATGTTTATGTTTGGCTGGTTGTTTGAAGGCGAACGATTTACTAGAGAAAAATTAGTGGCAACTATGCTAGGTGTATTCGGCATCGTGTTAGTATTTTCACCGAGCATTAAATTAGGTGGTTGGCTGGCGCTTGTCGGCGCATTAGTGGCCGGATTAGCAACTGCCGCCAACATGGCGACGGCTAAAAAAGTTCCATATAACGGGTCACAATCTGCCATTTTAGTATGGGGATCTGGCGTAATCGCAAATGTGCCCCTAGTTTTCCTACTTGGAGAGCCGCTGCCATCAATTGGATGGCATGTCCAATGGATATACCTGCTATTGTTCGCAGTCGCATCCTTAGTAGCTTCGTGGACGTTTATTAAAGGACTAAAGTTGGTGGAGGCAGGCGCAGCAGGTATTTTGGGCTTACTAGAAGTCGTATTTGGAGTACTATTCGGTGTCATCTTCTTCCATGAACGCCCTAGTCTCGTGGTTCTGATTGGAATTGCAAGTATCGTTGCTGCTGCGGCCATACCGTACTTGCAGCACTACAATGCCCGGAGGGGCACATTAGATTAA
- a CDS encoding PhzF family phenazine biosynthesis protein — MQNTQTPQSVPEHLVKANPKLWQVANEINWEELDPNLSIVVGSSFVDPADPFGLMGNPFAVAVGTNVAGLDANERLEIAKRTNTPETVFINSCEHNETNNYAINLTVYTPSGSEMGACAHGFLGAIQTLLQTGKISANSTLSIVTTLNTSANATIDELGNIALEFQAAAPQSLVVDGETLTNIYSISLGDYKNCGVLSVGSPKLTIEIAPEVFDSLQRNLGKIDYEALLKFQDSGKVNGIHIFCRNLQTMLPEKCIQNNAYSGPDNLADRATGVSNAAQISADENIKVGQSLKVTQYSFSGPSAILALTKLENGKIMVGGATALFNVE; from the coding sequence ATGCAAAACACACAAACACCACAATCCGTTCCAGAGCACCTTGTTAAAGCAAATCCTAAATTGTGGCAAGTTGCCAATGAGATCAACTGGGAAGAGCTAGACCCAAACCTAAGTATTGTCGTAGGCAGTTCGTTTGTTGACCCTGCTGACCCATTTGGGCTAATGGGCAATCCATTCGCAGTTGCAGTTGGTACTAATGTTGCCGGGCTAGATGCAAACGAGCGTCTAGAGATCGCCAAACGAACAAACACGCCAGAGACCGTCTTTATAAATAGCTGTGAGCACAATGAGACAAACAACTATGCCATTAACCTTACCGTTTATACGCCCTCCGGTTCTGAAATGGGAGCCTGTGCACACGGATTTTTAGGAGCAATTCAAACGTTGCTTCAAACTGGAAAAATTTCAGCCAATTCTACTTTGTCGATCGTGACCACACTCAACACCTCAGCGAATGCTACTATTGACGAGCTCGGCAATATTGCTCTTGAATTTCAAGCTGCTGCACCGCAGTCACTAGTAGTCGACGGCGAAACACTTACCAATATTTACAGTATTTCGCTGGGTGATTACAAAAACTGCGGCGTGCTTTCTGTGGGTTCACCAAAACTTACTATTGAAATAGCACCAGAGGTCTTCGACAGCCTTCAGCGTAATCTGGGAAAAATAGACTACGAAGCACTCCTGAAGTTCCAGGACAGCGGTAAGGTTAACGGCATTCATATATTTTGCCGAAATCTTCAAACTATGCTCCCAGAAAAGTGTATTCAAAACAACGCCTATTCTGGCCCAGACAACCTGGCCGATCGCGCAACCGGTGTGTCAAATGCGGCCCAGATCAGCGCCGATGAAAATATTAAGGTAGGCCAATCGCTTAAGGTTACACAGTACAGTTTTAGCGGGCCCTCAGCCATCCTTGCGTTAACAAAACTCGAAAATGGGAAAATCATGGTTGGTGGTGCAACTGCACTGTTTAATGTAGAGTAG
- a CDS encoding dihydrofolate reductase family protein translates to MAKVIFGMSVSVDGFINDKNGSVAELYPDFKEFTESDFMKESIANTGAVVMGRRTFEMADDPDAYADSYEYQTPIFVITEQAPAKTPKSNDRLSFTFVNNAAKAVEQAKQAAGSKNVMVVGGPNVATRLLNAGLIDELQVSIVPVILGDGQKLFEGLNHVNLKKTRITELGQRTTLEFLVLK, encoded by the coding sequence ATGGCTAAAGTTATTTTTGGAATGAGCGTCTCAGTAGATGGTTTTATTAACGACAAAAACGGCAGCGTAGCCGAACTCTACCCAGATTTTAAAGAGTTTACAGAAAGCGATTTTATGAAAGAATCAATCGCAAATACCGGCGCAGTTGTAATGGGAAGACGGACTTTTGAAATGGCCGACGACCCGGATGCTTACGCGGACTCTTACGAATATCAGACTCCAATTTTCGTAATCACCGAACAAGCTCCGGCAAAAACTCCAAAAAGCAACGATAGATTAAGTTTTACATTTGTAAATAATGCCGCAAAGGCGGTTGAACAGGCCAAGCAAGCTGCGGGCAGTAAAAACGTAATGGTGGTAGGCGGGCCGAATGTCGCCACACGGCTGTTGAATGCCGGATTAATTGACGAACTCCAAGTCAGCATTGTACCTGTGATCTTAGGCGATGGTCAAAAGTTGTTCGAAGGCTTGAATCATGTAAATCTTAAAAAAACTCGTATTACAGAGTTAGGTCAGCGAACTACGCTAGAGTTTTTGGTTTTAAAATAG
- a CDS encoding radical SAM protein, with protein MIKIHRRCNLKCEPYCYMFFLKDQSWRDLPKAMTVKTARTTIKRIVEYVREHQLSATSIVLHGGEPLLASMAIFRLFASIRSMLPGVLVDISVQTNATMLTEAIAEEFFRLGITVGVSLDGDEAFNGMRLYHNGRSSHADVLRGLNILRKPRYKGLLDAILSYTQFNRDPATWLDYMSQFGVPIDPLRPLGNWDEPPPGIVTVEDGYNPYGDWYSRLFDHWVEQKMQPRILIFEKIIQHIAGYALDFELAWFENIEMIGPWIMGAIAVDVDGSYALPDWYKSVEQGEDSLFGLNVFDDKATRALYWILRMTDERGIPEGASECQSCDIFSICGGGLPSERAKLLPDGSIGYRNRSVYCGDLYDLVLHIMKRLNEAPEDSFLRVEFRDLLRRSQQKLQAARV; from the coding sequence GTGATTAAGATTCACCGCCGGTGCAATCTTAAGTGCGAACCGTACTGCTACATGTTCTTCCTAAAGGATCAGTCATGGCGAGATCTGCCTAAAGCGATGACCGTCAAGACGGCACGCACGACGATTAAGCGGATCGTTGAGTATGTGCGCGAGCACCAACTCTCGGCGACCAGCATCGTGCTGCATGGTGGCGAGCCTCTGCTGGCGAGTATGGCGATTTTCCGCCTATTCGCTTCGATTCGGAGCATGCTGCCTGGCGTCTTGGTCGACATCAGTGTTCAAACGAACGCGACAATGCTGACAGAGGCGATCGCCGAAGAGTTCTTCCGCCTGGGCATCACCGTCGGTGTCAGCCTGGATGGCGACGAAGCATTCAACGGTATGCGCCTTTACCACAACGGGCGTAGCAGCCACGCGGATGTTTTGCGTGGCCTGAACATTCTACGTAAGCCACGGTACAAGGGGCTTTTGGACGCGATTCTGTCGTACACGCAGTTTAACCGTGACCCCGCAACGTGGCTCGATTACATGTCGCAGTTCGGCGTGCCGATCGACCCGCTTCGCCCGCTAGGCAACTGGGACGAACCGCCACCGGGCATCGTGACTGTCGAGGACGGCTACAATCCGTACGGCGACTGGTACAGCCGCCTGTTCGATCACTGGGTCGAGCAAAAGATGCAACCCCGAATTTTGATCTTCGAAAAGATCATCCAGCACATTGCTGGCTACGCTCTCGATTTTGAGCTGGCGTGGTTCGAAAACATCGAAATGATCGGCCCGTGGATCATGGGTGCTATCGCTGTCGACGTAGATGGCAGTTACGCCCTCCCCGATTGGTACAAGAGCGTCGAGCAAGGCGAGGATTCTCTCTTCGGCCTGAACGTGTTCGACGACAAGGCGACACGCGCTCTGTACTGGATCCTGAGGATGACCGACGAACGCGGAATCCCGGAAGGCGCGTCTGAATGTCAGTCGTGCGACATCTTCTCGATCTGTGGCGGCGGTCTGCCTTCAGAGAGGGCGAAACTTCTGCCCGACGGAAGCATAGGTTATCGTAACCGGTCGGTGTACTGCGGTGACCTCTACGATCTGGTCCTTCACATCATGAAGAGACTCAACGAGGCACCAGAGGACAGCTTCCTTCGAGTCGAATTCCGTGACTTGCTTCGGCGCAGTCAGCAAAAACTGCAAGCAGCTCGGGTGTAA
- the murC gene encoding UDP-N-acetylmuramate--L-alanine ligase has product MKHLFFLGIAGHAMGGLALASQQQGFIVSGLDETAGPPMSDWLDENSLNWTTKYSPELLKDVDTIVISGHHGKEDHPIIKEARERNLKILSFAELFGQLTMGKKVIAVAGTHGKTTTTSLIAWIIESAGLKPDYLIGVRPFNFKSSSRLENAKIVVVEADEYKASTLDDQPKFNYYHPDTLILTSIEHDHPDAYPTMDSYLNAFKKLVGDLPKIGKMIVCADDELALEVSKSSAAQVITYSLRSGNFTAKNIDFNEKGISYQVIKNGESLGELTASVYGKHNVANSLAAVAATLNEGLSFDQIKRGAATFKGAFRRFNILVNDKITVIDDYAHHPTEVKTTIEAAKLHFSGRRLIVIYRPHTYSRTQTLLKEYYQAFDGADKLYMCDVEPARELANQRTVSGQEIIDGLPDDLKNNSVFVPDRSDLVTQVVENSEPGDVILSMTVSGYDDVANELASKVR; this is encoded by the coding sequence ATGAAACATCTATTCTTTTTGGGGATCGCCGGTCATGCCATGGGGGGGCTCGCCCTGGCTTCACAACAACAAGGCTTTATAGTTAGCGGCCTAGATGAAACCGCCGGTCCTCCGATGAGTGATTGGCTCGATGAAAATTCGCTGAACTGGACCACCAAATATAGCCCAGAGCTTTTAAAAGATGTAGATACCATAGTAATTAGCGGTCATCATGGCAAAGAAGACCATCCAATTATTAAAGAAGCACGCGAACGCAATTTGAAAATTTTATCTTTTGCCGAGCTTTTTGGCCAGCTCACAATGGGCAAAAAAGTAATTGCCGTTGCGGGAACTCACGGCAAAACAACCACTACATCGCTAATTGCCTGGATTATTGAATCTGCTGGGCTTAAGCCCGACTATTTAATTGGCGTTAGACCATTTAACTTTAAATCGAGTTCGCGTCTCGAGAACGCCAAAATCGTAGTGGTTGAGGCAGATGAATACAAGGCATCCACACTCGATGATCAGCCTAAATTCAATTATTACCATCCCGACACTTTGATTTTGACTTCGATTGAACACGATCACCCAGATGCCTATCCTACTATGGACTCATATTTAAATGCTTTTAAAAAACTTGTTGGCGATCTGCCAAAAATAGGTAAAATGATTGTTTGCGCCGACGACGAACTTGCGCTTGAAGTTAGTAAAAGCTCTGCAGCACAAGTTATAACTTATAGTTTACGGTCTGGCAACTTTACGGCTAAAAACATAGACTTTAATGAAAAAGGCATAAGCTATCAGGTTATTAAGAACGGTGAGTCGCTTGGGGAACTCACGGCTTCAGTTTACGGCAAACACAACGTTGCTAACAGTCTGGCGGCTGTCGCGGCCACTTTAAATGAGGGACTAAGTTTTGACCAAATTAAGCGAGGCGCGGCCACTTTTAAAGGCGCTTTTAGGCGGTTTAATATTTTGGTGAACGACAAAATCACGGTAATTGACGATTACGCCCACCACCCTACCGAAGTTAAAACCACTATCGAAGCAGCAAAGTTGCATTTTTCCGGCCGACGGCTGATTGTAATTTATCGGCCACATACATACTCGCGCACGCAGACTTTGCTTAAAGAGTATTATCAGGCCTTTGATGGCGCCGACAAACTATATATGTGCGATGTCGAACCTGCGCGTGAACTTGCTAATCAACGTACAGTTAGCGGGCAAGAGATAATTGATGGTTTACCAGATGACCTTAAGAATAACTCTGTTTTCGTACCAGATCGATCCGACTTAGTTACGCAAGTGGTCGAGAACTCTGAACCTGGTGACGTAATTTTAAGCATGACCGTTTCGGGTTACGATGACGTTGCCAACGAGCTAGCAAGCAAAGTTAGATAA